AGTTTCTTAGAGAGaagaatatatttcaaaaaagATAGCCAGTCTGGCTTTTGTTGTCCTGTTGCATGTGTATTTGTGTGCGTGCGTGTACGTGCATGTCTAGGAGTGCTAAAGCAGGTGTTACTCAAGGATGTGTTGACACTGAAATTCTTGTTTATTCTCAAAGCAGTCATTGTGCATCAGGTTCATTTATTATCTGACAACAAGGATGGTTTCCTTCTCTAAAGCAACCTGCAGGCACATTTGTGTGGAGCTCTAAGATGAGTTCGGCAATAACCACCGACCACAGGCTGGTCTGGCACAACCCAGTTTCAGCCATGGGTGCATTATGTACCTTTCATCCAAAGAAAACAGGTGAAAAATTAATGCTTAATTCATCTCCTAGCACTGCCATGTGACATACATGGTAATACAAATACTTAACAttgtaaaatgaaattaatattaCATCCTTTAATAATGCAATGATTTTATAATAGAACTGTTAATAATGAGCATCatcttacttttatttattctagAGTTATAACAGTTACACCAGTGACATTAAATCATCTTAAACATGTAACCAAAAAATCACCACTGAGAACCACAGAAATTTTGAGCTGTACTGAGGTCCCAGCACTTCAGAATCCTATGTTCCTTTGTCTGTCCTTAGTCCCTTTGTCCATGACAGTATTTATAGTGTGTGGTCACATGCTGAGGAAACTTGGATGGTATAAAGGCACAAGAATAACTataaatgaagcaaaaatgGGCACCCCGGAGTAGCAACAATAAGAAAACCAGAAGCCTTTTGGAAAGCAGTGCATTTTATTCCCACATCTCGTTCTGCAGTCTTCCGCTGATGCTATTAAAATACCTCAGCACGAggcagtatttttattttattgtgcGACAGTGTCTGTTACTGAAAAAGTGGATTGCATTTGccaaattcccattttaattTAGGGAATTTACAGGTAAAAACAGAATACAATATAATCACATTTCGACTATACATGCAAATGTACAACATTGTAACAGCAGCTTTTTTTAATAGTCAAACCTGTTTGAATTTCCACAGATTTCTACTAATAATTCAACAACAGTAACTGGCAAAACATTTAACACTCCCCAGGAAAAAGTCCTGAAACAAGAGTCCAGGGGAAGAGCTTCCTACAGCACGTGTCAAGCACGGTCTGTGCACTATGGGATCTAAGACTGGCATCCAGGTGGTAAGAAGACCCACGTTTTTTGTGGACAGAAAACACTGAGCACAGTGAGGAGAGATCAGAAATGTGGGTTTCTCTCCAGCCATCTGTATGATTACAATGCAGTTCAATATTGCAACGAGTTCAGTAATACAGCAACTATTAGTCATAGGCACAAACTTCTTTAGTCTAGGATGCATTTGAAAAACTAACAAAAGCCCTATTATATTAGCCTAGAAACAATAAATAGTACTTTTATTGAGAAGATCCCATATGGAGCTTGAACAGAAGGTAACCGTATTTTGGCATACAGCCAGTATCTCTTAAACACGAGCTATACATAACATGTGATATACAGagctctgtgccctgtcccccagctcagcagctACAGGCTTTTAGCATAAATGTCCTTACAGCCATCTCTTCAAAATTCATGGGTGATGCCAGGTCAGCCAACTTCTGCAATCATTCAGAAAACACACCACACAGCACCTGATGTTTCTGCCTGCATTTATTGACAAGAACCTCAAGCTCCCCCAGAGAGCAGTTTTGCAAATATTCCCTGCCGGGCAAATTGCTCACTTCAGACTGAACGTGCTGTGAGGCTGATGCTGCCTGCCCGGCTGGAGAGAGCACTAGGCTAGGCACTGGTTAATTAGGGCTGTGGGAATAATTGATTTTCAGTTCAGTGGCTTAATagataataataaataattatcaataacaacaataacaatattaaaaacaacaacaacaaacttggttcatttcttcagaaaatggtAACAACTTGTTTCAGTCTGTGGTCAAGGTGGCCCCaatggccacagcacccttttgGGGTGAGAAATACTCGGAGTCAAATCTTTTCTCCGTCTAGTCTGAGCAAAGGTTCCACCCAAGTACCCCCACCTACCAAAAGGATATCCTCAGGCGAAGAAACACTCAAACATCTGTTTCCACAGTCCTTCCAGTTAAACAGGTGTGGGACAAAATATTAGCATATTAGCAGAGGCCTCACTGGAGTGCCTGCTTCCCACTTCCCACACGAGTGCTCCAGTGGCTGAGgggagaggcagctctgcccctcACAGCCCACGGGGACAGAGACAGTCTGGGCACTGGGGAGCTGCTTCTACCAAAGACATGGATGTCCTTATGCCAAACACACTGAACATCACAGTCCCCAAGCACTTGGCCATGGGATCTGCAGGagcacacagcagctcctgctgcctgcctgcactTCCTTCCACTGGATAGCACAGGGACAGCAAGGGTGGATGCACATGAGGCCATGTACCAACAAGTGGCCAGGATGTAGCAGAACTGGCCTGCAAAGGCGCCCCTGGGAACTCCAGAGctggtgtccccagctctgctctcagcttctGCTTATGAGAAAATGGATGGAGAGGACGCCTGGGTTCCAGTCCAGGCTCTAATTCATCCGACTTTAGGGTACAAGGAGGGATAACAAAAGGCACACACTTTCTCCCTAATTTTTTTATAGCCCTCCCAATTCCAATCAATACATACCAACATTTCCAAACTCTTTTATTTGAGTCAAGCTAATATTCCAAATGCTACATGTAGTTAAAGCTCAAAGATACACACCTTTCTTTTGCCATCAAAGCTTCTCAGAAGCTCAGATCTAGTTCTGCCTTCATGCACACCACCACAACACTGATGTATTTCTACTGAAGAAACAAAGCACCCAATGTAAACCAGGTCCAAAGCTTGGCCTGGAGGGCCTCAATTTGTCAGATAAGAGAGTGATTTTATACCAGTGTAACTGAAGTGGCACAACCTCTAGCTCTCTTGCAATTGCATTGACACAGAGGAGCACAAAAAAAGTACAGCTAATACGAGTTTATATTGTAGGAATTAGTTATGTAGAGTACCTATAATTGGATGGATACAGATACAGAAGCACATTGACAGAGCCTCCAAACGTTAAAATCACAAGGCTCCAGACACAATCTAAGGTATAGgccactgctgtgtcactggcACTGCCGAGTAACTCCGTGGTACTGATGTCCCTCatagcccaggctgctgggcaAGCACCCCGTGACTTCCCATTACCCAACTCTCTCTGTGTCTGCAGCAGAGTATCAGCACCTTAGCTGAGGTGGGTCTAAAGTGACTCACTGAAAGCAGCTGAAAGCAAGCCCAAAGCATGAGCAAACAATGACCTTTTGCTTTTTGACAATGAGGTAAAATCATCCTGAATGATTTGGATGTGTATGCATTGATGTGGAAATGTATGCTCTGCCTTTCCCCCTGTACAGAAAACCAGGTGTCTGTCCTCAAGCAAGAGGTTTTCAAATCTGCTTTTTAAGGGTTTGGTAGCTCTTCGTTTTCTATCAAATAATCCTTCTTTATATAATTAGCACCCCTCACCAATCTCCATACTCCAAGATAGGCTTCTTTCAGTGAGCTTCTGTTCACTTCTTGTGTGTTGGTGGATTTTCCCTGAACCACAAGTGCCTTGGCTGATTTCTCAGTGAcgtccttctcttcctctccactcTGTCTCTCCCCTGTGGATGATCCTTccactgctgcttcctcagccCCCTTCCCCTGGGAAATTTTCTCCATGGCAAACAGAGCTTGGTCTCCAGcctgccttttcccctcctcttctctAGCTTCTTTCTCCAGGTCCTCATAGTTGCTCTGCCGCCTGGTCTCAACGTACTTGGCCACACAGTAAATGACAGACCCCAAGGTGTTGACCACAACACCAGCTATAAATAACTTTGTGGGCTCCACATCATTGAATGCCACCATGCCTACTGTGATGGTGGCTATGCTCTTCACCACCCCTACAAAGCTGGTGGTCACAGCTGAGTTAATGTAAGTGCAGTGAAGGGTGGTAAAGTTCATGGCACAGCTAATCAGGACACAAGCAATAAAGATGCATACCATGGCAGGGTCCTTCCACCCCGGGAAGGACCAGACATTGATGGAATCCATGCTGGCAAAGGAGCAGATGATGAGAAAAGGGGTGGCCGAAACAGCGATGGCATACTGAGCTGTCAGGGGTCCATATTCACTATCTACACTGGTTTTCTGAATGAGCACCAGGTAGGCAGCATGTATTAGCACGGCCAGCACGCCTGTCACATAGCCCATAGCATCCCCAGTCAGGTCACCAGCTCCTGTCAGAAGagtcacagagaaaaaaaatataggtGTTGCACATAAAACAGAAAGAGAGCACTGTTTCAGACTAGAGGGATATTTAGGAAATAGGCATCATTGCACTTTCCATAACTCCTAGGATTTGTAACGCTTCTCCCAAATGCTGCCTCCCAACAGATCTCTTACTCATTTTTTTAAGCTGCAAACatactgaatatttttcatatccCCTCTAAGTCCCGCAGCCAAAATCAGATTGCCTTCTCCCTTTTATGATGACACTGTGGAAGATTTGTAGCtgaaaccacacacacacacacacatacacagagcaCCTCTGAGCATCCTGTTGCCAGCACAGACACgtgccagctctggctggccGGGCTGCCTGCCCTCCAACCCACTGGCCATTCTGCACCCTCTAGCAATGGAGCTCTGTGGGATCCCTGAAGCATCAGCACCTCTCCCGAGCTGCCTGTCAGTCTCTTTGCAGATTAAATTACACACTTTGTATGTGCTCTGTTGTCGGAGGCAGTCCCCAACCCAGGAGTGCTGTCGGGCAACAGAGTACCAGCTTTGCCTCCCACGGCACCTACACC
The DNA window shown above is from Corvus hawaiiensis isolate bCorHaw1 chromosome 3, bCorHaw1.pri.cur, whole genome shotgun sequence and carries:
- the SLC35D3 gene encoding solute carrier family 35 member D3 codes for the protein MLRWRGRARGVAVAVAHGLCSGSLNILLKFLLARYHFAFLTLLQCLSSAAAALGLEALRRRGLAALPPFGPRLARPFAAVAALATLQSTLTLWSLRGLSLPMYVVFKRCLPLVTLVTGALVLRDGMPSPGVLIAVLITTCGAALAGAGDLTGDAMGYVTGVLAVLIHAAYLVLIQKTSVDSEYGPLTAQYAIAVSATPFLIICSFASMDSINVWSFPGWKDPAMVCIFIACVLISCAMNFTTLHCTYINSAVTTSFVGVVKSIATITVGMVAFNDVEPTKLFIAGVVVNTLGSVIYCVAKYVETRRQSNYEDLEKEAREEEGKRQAGDQALFAMEKISQGKGAEEAAVEGSSTGERQSGEEEKDVTEKSAKALVVQGKSTNTQEVNRSSLKEAYLGVWRLVRGANYIKKDYLIENEELPNP